The following proteins come from a genomic window of Terribacillus aidingensis:
- a CDS encoding Arm DNA-binding domain-containing protein, translated as MPVYKDDNAKTNKWYYSFSYKENGKYKKKLKRGFKTKKEAEAAMTEAKDAMNKGVYVEPSKTLYAEFMKSWLEDKGMNVRVLFKATPIM; from the coding sequence ATGCCTGTCTATAAAGATGATAATGCCAAAACGAATAAATGGTACTATTCCTTTAGCTATAAAGAGAATGGTAAATACAAAAAGAAATTGAAGCGCGGATTTAAAACAAAGAAAGAAGCCGAGGCAGCAATGACTGAGGCGAAAGATGCTATGAACAAAGGTGTATATGTTGAGCCTTCCAAAACCTTATACGCAGAGTTCATGAAGTCCTGGCTTGAAGATAAAGGTATGAATGTAAGAGTACTTTTCAAAGCTACACCTATTATGTAA
- a CDS encoding NAD(P)-binding domain-containing protein: MSNQLPVVIIGAGPVGLAAAAHLVKYDLPFVILEKGESVGSNILEWGHVQLFSPWEYNTNQAATKLLSETEWQHPDNDKLPTGKELVNEYLKPLSQLQVMQDNIRFNSEVIAVTKDGADKLKSDNRNEQAFVIHYKNGSKLEKVNASAIIDASGTWQNSNPPYADGVWLDSSIRDSVHTNIPAVQQQPEVFINKHTVVIGSGHSALNTLLNLAELKENHPSTKISWILRRESPVSAFGGEEQDQLAARGALGSSAHKLVEQGVIDVFAPFNVEEIDYDGSKYTLSSKEGNFISSVDEIVVNTGARPDFSFLREVRYVIDPIVESTPALAPLIDPNLHSCGTVRPHGEEELRHPEKNFYITGVKSYGRAPTFLLATGYEQVRSIVASIAGDVESAKQVKLKLPETGVCKTNIVTAKQQSCCGC; the protein is encoded by the coding sequence ATGAGCAATCAATTACCTGTAGTAATTATTGGTGCTGGTCCGGTAGGCTTAGCGGCTGCGGCACATTTAGTGAAATATGATTTACCTTTTGTGATTTTGGAAAAAGGGGAAAGCGTAGGAAGCAACATTCTAGAATGGGGCCACGTTCAACTATTTTCTCCTTGGGAGTACAACACGAATCAAGCAGCAACGAAGCTATTATCTGAAACGGAATGGCAACATCCGGATAATGATAAGTTGCCAACTGGTAAAGAGTTAGTAAATGAATATCTAAAACCACTTTCACAGCTCCAAGTAATGCAAGATAATATACGCTTTAATTCCGAGGTTATTGCTGTAACTAAGGATGGTGCGGATAAATTGAAGTCTGATAACCGAAATGAACAAGCATTTGTTATCCATTATAAAAATGGTTCTAAATTAGAGAAGGTAAATGCTTCAGCAATTATAGATGCAAGCGGAACTTGGCAAAATTCGAATCCACCTTATGCTGACGGTGTGTGGCTTGATTCGTCTATAAGAGATTCAGTACATACAAATATTCCGGCAGTGCAGCAGCAACCGGAAGTATTTATAAATAAGCATACTGTTGTGATTGGGTCTGGCCATTCTGCATTGAATACATTGCTGAACCTAGCGGAGCTGAAAGAAAATCATCCATCAACGAAGATATCTTGGATTCTTAGAAGAGAATCACCGGTATCTGCATTTGGGGGAGAGGAACAAGATCAACTTGCAGCTCGAGGTGCATTAGGATCAAGCGCACATAAGCTTGTGGAACAAGGCGTTATAGATGTATTCGCTCCGTTTAATGTAGAAGAGATTGATTATGACGGATCCAAATATACATTAAGCAGTAAGGAAGGAAATTTTATCTCTTCCGTTGACGAAATTGTAGTTAATACAGGTGCGCGGCCAGATTTTAGTTTTCTTCGAGAAGTTCGGTACGTAATCGATCCAATTGTAGAGAGTACACCAGCATTAGCACCGCTTATTGATCCAAACTTGCATAGCTGCGGAACGGTTCGCCCGCACGGTGAGGAAGAGTTGAGACACCCGGAAAAAAACTTCTACATTACCGGCGTTAAAAGCTATGGTAGAGCTCCTACATTCTTGCTGGCTACAGGATACGAGCAGGTAAGATCCATTGTCGCTTCTATTGCGGGTGACGTTGAATCAGCTAAGCAAGTGAAATTGAAACTTCCAGAAACGGGTGTATGTAAGACTAATATCGTTACTGCAAAACAACAAAGTTGCTGTGGGTGTTAA
- a CDS encoding N-acetyltransferase family protein, protein MKAAHVRELDKNDWERVRDIYKIGIDSENATFETDAPDWDYWNNSKLSFGRLVAEIEEKIAGWVALSPYSSRQVYSGVAEVGIYVDPEFQGNGIGSALLETVLSVCEKEGLWTVQASIFPENAASLALHQKFGFRVVGRREKIAQLNHKWRDVMLLEKRL, encoded by the coding sequence ATGAAAGCAGCTCACGTACGAGAATTAGATAAAAACGATTGGGAGCGCGTTAGGGACATTTACAAGATCGGTATAGATAGTGAAAACGCTACTTTTGAGACTGATGCTCCCGATTGGGATTATTGGAACAACAGCAAGTTGTCGTTTGGCAGACTGGTTGCAGAGATTGAGGAAAAGATAGCGGGTTGGGTAGCATTATCTCCTTATTCCTCTCGCCAAGTATATAGTGGTGTTGCAGAAGTTGGTATTTACGTTGATCCAGAATTCCAAGGTAATGGTATAGGGTCTGCATTGTTAGAAACAGTGCTTAGTGTTTGTGAGAAAGAAGGACTGTGGACTGTGCAGGCAAGTATTTTCCCTGAGAACGCTGCAAGTTTGGCACTGCATCAAAAGTTCGGTTTTCGTGTAGTCGGCAGGAGAGAGAAAATTGCTCAGTTAAATCATAAATGGAGAGACGTTATGTTACTGGAGAAGAGATTATGA
- a CDS encoding helix-turn-helix transcriptional regulator: protein MPFSYAPLWKHLIDVEETKSKMREDVGISSATLAKMGRHEYVAMEVLDKVCSHYQIPIEQVVIWKEDK from the coding sequence ATGCCTTTCTCATATGCTCCTTTATGGAAGCATCTTATTGATGTAGAGGAAACAAAATCGAAGATGCGTGAAGATGTCGGTATCTCTTCTGCCACCCTGGCTAAGATGGGCAGACATGAATATGTTGCCATGGAAGTATTGGACAAGGTATGCAGTCATTATCAAATACCGATAGAACAAGTCGTCATTTGGAAGGAAGATAAATAA
- a CDS encoding heavy metal translocating P-type ATPase, protein MKAYRVQGLSCSNCAAKFERNVKELPGVQDAKINFGAAKIYVNGDTTIEDLEKAGAFENLKIREDREKKVERPPFWKQKENIKVYIAALLVLLSWGLSTQYGEEHLIPTVGYGTAILIGGYSLFIKGLKNLSRLSFDMNTLMTIAIIGAAIIGEWGEGATVVILFAISESLERYSMDKARQSIESLMDIAPNEALVRRNGKELMINVEDIQIGDTMIVKPGQKLAMDGVVTKGISTLNQAAITGESVPVTKTVEDEVFAGTLNEEGLLEVKVTKRVEDTTLSKIIDLVEEAQAERAPSQAFVDKFAKYYTPTIVIIALLVAILPPLIFNADWSKWIYEGLAVLVVGCPCALVVSTPVAIVTAIGNAARKGVLIKGGIHLEEAGALKAIAFDKTGTLTKGVPTVTNLVTFGGKEDELLAITAAIENGSQHPLASSIVRVAETKDVNFSSIRIDDFQSITGKGVKAVVNNETYYVGSPTLFSELHQTIDKNLNSQIEQLQTEGKTVMILGTAKEIQLLIAVADEIRDSSKEVISSLNNLGISTVMLTGDNQMTANTIGKQVGVTSIEANLLPEDKLTFIKKLRNDHNSVAMVGDGVNDAPALAASTVGVAMGGAGTDTALETADIALMSDDLSKLPYSIKLSRKALQIIKQNITFSLAIKLIALLLVVPGWLTLWIAIFADMGATLLVTLNSLRLLRVKE, encoded by the coding sequence ATGAAAGCATACCGCGTACAAGGACTCTCCTGCTCTAACTGTGCAGCTAAATTCGAACGTAACGTTAAAGAATTGCCAGGAGTCCAGGATGCAAAAATAAACTTTGGTGCGGCAAAGATCTATGTCAACGGCGATACAACAATTGAAGATTTAGAAAAGGCCGGTGCTTTTGAAAACCTAAAGATCCGTGAAGATAGAGAAAAGAAAGTTGAACGTCCTCCTTTCTGGAAGCAAAAAGAAAACATCAAGGTCTATATAGCCGCTTTGCTTGTCCTACTAAGTTGGGGATTGAGTACGCAATACGGAGAAGAACATCTTATACCGACAGTAGGTTATGGAACAGCTATTTTAATTGGTGGTTATTCTCTCTTTATAAAAGGGCTTAAGAACCTAAGTCGCTTAAGTTTTGATATGAACACACTTATGACTATTGCGATTATTGGTGCCGCCATTATTGGAGAATGGGGTGAAGGCGCGACTGTCGTTATCCTATTTGCTATAAGCGAGTCCCTGGAACGATACTCTATGGATAAAGCACGGCAATCCATTGAATCATTAATGGACATTGCACCAAATGAGGCACTAGTACGTCGAAACGGCAAAGAGCTTATGATTAACGTGGAAGATATACAAATCGGCGATACAATGATCGTCAAACCAGGACAAAAGTTAGCGATGGACGGCGTTGTTACGAAAGGTATCTCAACGCTCAATCAAGCTGCGATTACTGGTGAAAGTGTCCCCGTTACTAAAACTGTTGAAGATGAGGTATTTGCAGGAACCCTGAACGAAGAAGGGCTACTTGAAGTCAAAGTCACCAAAAGAGTGGAAGATACTACCCTTTCAAAGATTATAGATCTTGTGGAAGAAGCCCAGGCAGAAAGAGCTCCATCTCAGGCTTTCGTTGATAAATTCGCAAAGTACTACACTCCAACAATCGTAATTATTGCACTTCTAGTTGCTATCCTCCCACCTCTTATATTTAATGCAGATTGGAGTAAATGGATTTACGAGGGCTTAGCAGTATTGGTAGTAGGTTGTCCTTGTGCCTTGGTTGTATCTACACCAGTTGCTATTGTTACCGCTATAGGTAATGCAGCAAGAAAAGGTGTATTGATCAAAGGTGGCATTCATTTAGAAGAAGCTGGAGCCTTAAAAGCTATAGCGTTTGATAAGACCGGAACATTAACCAAAGGTGTTCCAACTGTCACAAATTTAGTGACCTTTGGCGGCAAAGAAGATGAGTTATTAGCTATAACGGCAGCAATTGAAAATGGATCGCAGCATCCCCTTGCTTCCTCAATTGTAAGAGTAGCAGAAACAAAGGATGTAAATTTCAGCTCAATTCGTATCGATGACTTTCAATCCATTACCGGTAAAGGTGTTAAAGCCGTTGTTAACAATGAAACTTATTATGTAGGAAGTCCCACTCTTTTCTCAGAACTGCATCAAACGATTGATAAGAATCTCAACAGCCAGATTGAGCAGCTGCAAACTGAAGGAAAGACCGTAATGATCCTAGGAACAGCTAAAGAAATACAGCTGTTGATTGCTGTAGCCGACGAAATAAGAGACTCCTCAAAAGAGGTTATCAGTAGCTTAAATAATCTTGGTATTAGTACTGTGATGCTTACTGGTGATAATCAGATGACTGCCAACACAATAGGTAAGCAAGTTGGCGTAACTAGCATTGAAGCAAATCTGCTTCCCGAGGATAAGCTGACTTTTATTAAGAAGCTTCGTAACGATCACAACAGTGTGGCTATGGTCGGAGATGGCGTAAACGATGCTCCTGCATTAGCTGCTTCTACCGTTGGGGTGGCTATGGGCGGCGCTGGAACGGATACAGCGCTTGAGACTGCTGATATTGCTTTGATGTCAGATGATTTAAGTAAGTTGCCATATTCCATTAAATTAAGTCGAAAAGCATTACAGATTATTAAACAGAACATTACCTTCTCTCTTGCTATCAAATTGATCGCATTACTATTGGTAGTACCAGGTTGGTTAACGCTTTGGATTGCTATATTCGCTGATATGGGCGCTACATTACTTGTTACATTAAACAGCTTAAGGTTATTGAGAGTTAAGGAGTAA
- a CDS encoding undecaprenyl-diphosphatase, translating into MNISEWNVHLFRLINDAGKEYTYLNPIMIFIAEYMVIFLALSMATIWFTKNRKNKMMVFCGLLAFIFSEMLGSVAAKIHWNTQPFDELEKVNKLISKAVDNSFPSDHTILFFSICMTFWLFYRGWSFLFLVLATSVGVSRIWVGVHYPADVFVGALISMISATLVYLIIPRIRFIRNIIPILEKIEQALMSFLSKLKSKVTRK; encoded by the coding sequence ATGAACATTTCAGAATGGAACGTACATTTGTTTCGTTTAATTAATGACGCGGGTAAGGAATATACGTACTTAAATCCAATAATGATTTTTATTGCAGAGTACATGGTGATTTTCTTGGCTCTAAGCATGGCCACTATTTGGTTTACAAAGAATCGAAAAAATAAAATGATGGTTTTTTGTGGACTATTGGCTTTTATTTTTTCTGAGATGCTTGGTTCAGTAGCAGCAAAAATACATTGGAATACTCAGCCATTCGATGAGTTAGAAAAAGTAAATAAGTTAATCTCTAAAGCAGTAGACAATTCATTTCCTAGTGACCACACTATATTATTTTTCTCCATATGTATGACATTTTGGTTATTTTATAGAGGATGGTCCTTTTTGTTTCTTGTATTAGCTACTTCTGTAGGTGTTTCACGTATTTGGGTAGGTGTTCATTATCCAGCAGATGTATTTGTAGGAGCCTTGATAAGCATGATTTCAGCTACTTTAGTATATTTAATTATTCCCAGAATCCGCTTTATCCGAAATATAATTCCTATATTAGAGAAAATCGAACAGGCATTAATGTCCTTTCTCAGCAAGCTAAAGAGTAAAGTAACCAGAAAATAA
- a CDS encoding metalloregulator ArsR/SmtB family transcription factor: METKELVLSDYQGIFKALADTKRLELLQLLSKSPEEPICVCDLTESMEMAQSKLSYHLKILLDADLITKEKRGTWNYYGLNPSMLNHILSEELCCLFRGPAVKAEKCCTN; this comes from the coding sequence GTGGAAACAAAGGAACTTGTACTAAGTGATTATCAGGGAATATTCAAAGCTTTAGCGGATACGAAGCGTTTAGAGCTACTCCAGTTATTATCTAAATCACCAGAGGAACCTATTTGTGTTTGTGACCTTACTGAATCTATGGAAATGGCTCAGTCTAAACTTTCTTATCATTTAAAGATTCTTCTCGACGCTGACTTAATTACGAAAGAAAAGCGTGGTACGTGGAATTATTATGGATTAAATCCATCTATGTTGAACCACATACTTTCGGAAGAACTTTGCTGCTTATTCAGAGGTCCAGCGGTAAAAGCAGAGAAATGCTGTACTAACTAA
- a CDS encoding DUF6792 domain-containing protein — translation MSLDKITATDVWMRLVNTEYDELPSSQLEEKFKYIYLEETGEIFNGDLKMFHSSESKSVNPEKTGYDGTALLISEGGEEELFIINQGTQSDTPVDWAYNIKGAFLGQTVDQAEAAREFTREAKIHFDVDEDVSVNALGHSLGNQNGTVTGVSDGTFDEIYGINGLQISPYSQFRYDRTFANEVREEFKIVDSQEIYEIPKEDLVKFTKDYFENTGVKIKQVISTDDPLYGITEKGGLVALGEIEYLDTNPELSGIKTIIDDIPDDVLKEFIDLGVVYASADQKGGIAEVLRQTLGVNYDYIKDINSLQSLGQWYLLNQSEVDETLKAIDSNLPPLIDKLNLITDNSEVIFGRLFEEGYITEEQKKIMIDEISKLAQELEYVQNSLTYNVNTDEKGGFLDKLTADGVLGMVIYNLYNAYNDAMKNIKDSGIMDSLASIVDSHSINELLNARTIGNKTYVGKDVIYTSEGVNGGKPIKVNMSAALRFYNEGIVSLENKLQYINNLEKTVYEELTHIFNSRRSKIIRGISSIESSPRSYAAMLEEHKYMLMKIKDVRIIETIPRLNISHLDEDIERMKKSVATGRDFVERYRSAILQLFREEENLSKMFDLAREI, via the coding sequence ATGTCTCTAGACAAAATCACTGCAACAGATGTATGGATGCGGCTAGTAAATACAGAGTATGATGAGTTACCTTCTTCTCAACTTGAAGAGAAGTTTAAGTATATTTATCTTGAGGAAACAGGCGAGATATTCAATGGTGATTTAAAAATGTTTCACTCCTCTGAGTCTAAATCGGTTAATCCAGAAAAAACAGGATATGATGGAACAGCTCTTCTTATATCTGAGGGTGGAGAGGAAGAACTCTTCATAATTAATCAAGGAACTCAGTCAGATACACCAGTGGACTGGGCCTATAATATTAAAGGAGCTTTTTTAGGTCAAACAGTTGACCAGGCGGAAGCTGCAAGAGAGTTCACCAGAGAAGCGAAAATACACTTTGATGTAGATGAAGACGTATCTGTGAATGCATTGGGGCATTCTCTAGGTAATCAGAATGGTACTGTAACAGGTGTATCAGATGGAACTTTTGATGAGATATATGGTATTAACGGATTACAAATTTCCCCGTATTCACAATTTAGATATGACCGTACATTTGCCAATGAAGTGAGAGAAGAGTTTAAAATAGTTGATTCTCAAGAGATTTACGAGATACCTAAAGAGGATTTAGTCAAATTCACAAAGGATTATTTTGAGAATACAGGAGTTAAAATTAAACAAGTCATCTCCACAGACGACCCTCTCTATGGAATTACAGAAAAAGGCGGCTTAGTAGCACTAGGTGAGATTGAATATCTTGATACAAACCCAGAATTAAGCGGCATTAAAACGATTATAGATGATATTCCGGATGATGTACTGAAAGAATTTATTGATTTAGGAGTCGTATATGCTTCAGCCGATCAAAAAGGCGGCATTGCTGAAGTGCTGCGACAAACACTTGGAGTCAATTATGACTATATAAAAGATATAAATTCCTTACAAAGTCTTGGTCAATGGTATTTACTAAATCAGTCGGAAGTGGATGAAACACTAAAAGCAATCGATAGTAATCTCCCCCCACTAATAGATAAGCTTAACTTAATAACCGACAATTCTGAGGTTATCTTTGGAAGACTTTTTGAAGAAGGCTATATAACGGAAGAACAAAAGAAAATTATGATTGATGAAATCTCAAAACTTGCACAAGAACTCGAGTACGTGCAGAATTCTCTGACTTACAATGTTAATACAGACGAAAAAGGCGGTTTCCTTGATAAGCTGACAGCTGATGGTGTTTTGGGAATGGTGATTTATAATCTCTATAATGCTTACAATGACGCAATGAAAAATATAAAAGATAGCGGGATTATGGATAGTTTGGCAAGTATAGTTGATAGCCACAGTATTAACGAGTTATTAAATGCTCGTACTATTGGGAACAAAACTTACGTAGGTAAGGATGTTATCTATACTTCTGAAGGTGTAAATGGAGGAAAACCAATTAAGGTTAATATGTCTGCTGCACTAAGATTTTATAATGAAGGAATTGTTTCATTAGAAAACAAACTACAATATATCAATAATCTAGAAAAGACTGTCTATGAAGAGTTAACCCACATCTTTAATAGTAGAAGATCGAAAATCATTAGAGGAATTAGTAGCATTGAATCAAGTCCGCGAAGTTATGCAGCGATGTTAGAAGAACACAAATATATGTTAATGAAAATAAAAGACGTGAGAATCATTGAGACTATACCGCGACTGAATATCTCGCATCTTGATGAAGATATAGAGCGGATGAAAAAGTCAGTTGCAACAGGCCGTGATTTCGTCGAGAGATATCGAAGTGCTATACTACAACTTTTTCGAGAAGAAGAAAATCTTTCAAAAATGTTTGATTTAGCGAGGGAGATATAA
- a CDS encoding IS3 family transposase (programmed frameshift), producing MGKNRYSTELKWSVVKDKLSGQYSNQQIMEKYGIKNVSQIKTWMRWYRNNEMHRFDQPIGKQYSFGHGPVYTSNEDKKNRQIENLEMENEILKKVFGDQRGVGKEVVLYLVGRLRRKYTVTAVLSVLQIARSTYYRWASEGIQPKSTVEKAIISLCTETSFRYGHRKIRKLLQRQYGIKRNRNTVQRIMQKYHLQCRVKRKRKWKSQGDSVIIAPNLLNRDFTAIHPNTKWVTDITYIQYGPRTFYLSTIMDLYNNEIVAYILDNHQQIALVLDTLRTALENRNHPEGVIVHSDQGSVYSSYAYQKKLETRNLISSMSRRGNCWDNAVIESFHSSLKSEEFMYTKFNSLSEKEVRQRIDRYMKYYNEERIQEKLGYYAPKEFGGTAA from the exons ATGGGGAAAAATAGATATTCAACAGAGCTAAAGTGGTCAGTTGTGAAGGATAAATTAAGTGGACAATATTCAAATCAACAAATTATGGAGAAGTATGGCATAAAGAATGTATCTCAGATCAAAACATGGATGAGATGGTACCGAAACAATGAGATGCATCGTTTCGACCAGCCAATCGGTAAACAATACAGTTTTGGGCATGGACCTGTTTATACATCTAACGAAGATAAGAAGAATCGACAGATCGAAAACTTGGAGATGGAGAATGAGATTCTAA AAAAAGTATTTGGAGATCAAAGAGGAGTTGGAAAGGAAGTAGTTCTATATTTGGTGGGAAGATTGAGGAGGAAATATACAGTAACGGCAGTCTTAAGCGTCTTACAGATTGCCAGATCTACATATTATCGATGGGCCTCTGAGGGTATCCAACCAAAATCGACCGTAGAGAAAGCAATTATTTCCCTTTGTACCGAAACATCGTTCCGGTACGGCCACCGTAAGATCCGAAAGCTGCTTCAGCGTCAATATGGCATCAAACGGAATCGAAATACTGTACAGCGTATTATGCAGAAATACCATCTTCAATGCCGTGTGAAACGCAAAAGGAAATGGAAATCACAAGGGGACTCTGTCATCATTGCCCCAAATCTACTAAATCGGGATTTCACCGCAATACACCCGAATACAAAATGGGTAACAGATATCACTTATATACAGTACGGACCGAGAACGTTTTATCTGTCGACGATCATGGACTTGTACAACAATGAGATTGTTGCATATATCCTAGATAATCATCAACAGATAGCACTTGTATTAGACACTCTAAGAACAGCTTTAGAGAACAGAAATCACCCCGAAGGTGTGATTGTGCATTCTGATCAAGGAAGTGTGTACAGTTCGTATGCATATCAAAAGAAACTGGAGACAAGGAACCTTATAAGCAGTATGTCCAGACGAGGTAACTGTTGGGACAATGCAGTAATTGAATCTTTTCATTCCAGCTTAAAGTCAGAGGAGTTTATGTATACCAAATTCAACTCTTTATCAGAAAAAGAGGTCAGACAACGGATCGACCGTTACATGAAGTATTATAATGAAGAGCGTATCCAAGAAAAATTAGGCTACTACGCACCAAAAGAGTTTGGTGGCACAGCAGCCTAA
- a CDS encoding site-specific integrase, translating to MEKLDLRWKDIDEQNETLSVVQTMDMNGELNIGAKTSAGNRRISVDKNTLNQILRLKSMYKQELMANRPLYKNEHDLVIRTSVGTPLNPRNLNRIFYSLIKQSGVKRIRFHDLRHTHASLLLKQGVNPKIVSERLGHANVRITLDTYSHLLPNLQKNTVAEFGKMFYAQND from the coding sequence GTGGAGAAATTGGATCTACGTTGGAAAGATATAGATGAACAGAATGAAACTCTTTCTGTTGTACAGACAATGGATATGAATGGCGAGTTAAACATTGGCGCCAAAACTAGCGCCGGTAACAGAAGAATATCTGTAGACAAAAATACACTCAATCAAATATTGCGGTTGAAGTCCATGTACAAGCAAGAGCTTATGGCTAACAGGCCTCTTTATAAGAATGAGCATGATTTAGTTATAAGGACTAGCGTAGGTACTCCTCTTAACCCTAGAAACCTCAACCGAATATTTTATAGTTTGATAAAACAAAGCGGCGTAAAAAGAATAAGGTTTCATGATTTACGGCATACGCATGCCAGCTTGTTATTAAAGCAAGGAGTAAATCCGAAAATCGTATCAGAACGACTCGGCCATGCTAATGTACGAATAACATTAGATACCTACAGTCATTTGCTACCCAACTTACAAAAAAATACTGTCGCTGAGTTCGGCAAAATGTTCTACGCACAGAACGATTAA
- a CDS encoding EcsC family protein, with product MDNELNDYEAEQVKKIKKWKNSNPGVISNAMSKAAAPVASVINAVIPEAAIRGALEGANELGRLLADTKGIVRKSQLNSIEDLRYVDLKICDKLANEVQGWAVGIAAAEGGATGIYGAFGTVVDIPAVTTLAMRTIHKIGLCYGFECKTEEEKQFALGILSISGSNSVREKSLALAKLKSIHTTIAKETWKKISEKAANNRLSDEATIMMIKKIAKKLGINLTKRKALQILPLVSVVVGSSSNAWFMKEVSNAAKRAFQERWLIENGKIIDIK from the coding sequence TTGGATAATGAGTTGAATGATTATGAAGCCGAACAAGTTAAAAAGATTAAAAAATGGAAGAATTCAAATCCTGGGGTCATTTCAAACGCTATGAGTAAAGCAGCCGCTCCGGTGGCCTCAGTAATTAATGCCGTTATACCTGAAGCAGCAATTCGAGGTGCCTTAGAAGGGGCTAATGAGTTAGGAAGACTTTTAGCTGATACTAAAGGAATTGTTAGAAAATCACAGTTAAATTCTATAGAAGACCTCCGATATGTGGATCTAAAGATCTGCGATAAATTAGCAAATGAAGTTCAAGGATGGGCAGTAGGAATAGCAGCTGCTGAAGGTGGTGCAACGGGCATATATGGTGCTTTTGGGACTGTTGTAGATATACCCGCTGTAACGACATTAGCTATGCGGACTATTCACAAGATTGGGCTCTGCTATGGATTTGAATGCAAGACAGAGGAAGAGAAGCAATTTGCATTAGGTATTTTATCTATTTCGGGTTCAAACTCTGTAAGAGAAAAGAGTCTTGCCTTAGCAAAGTTGAAATCAATCCATACTACTATCGCTAAAGAAACTTGGAAAAAGATTAGTGAAAAAGCGGCAAATAATAGATTGAGTGATGAAGCTACAATTATGATGATAAAAAAAATTGCCAAGAAGTTAGGAATTAATTTAACAAAGAGAAAAGCACTGCAAATTCTACCCTTGGTATCCGTTGTAGTTGGAAGCTCTAGTAATGCCTGGTTTATGAAAGAAGTATCTAATGCCGCAAAAAGAGCTTTCCAAGAACGTTGGCTCATAGAAAACGGAAAAATTATAGATATAAAATAA
- a CDS encoding peptidoglycan-binding domain-containing protein, with translation MVHGYKLAVDGIFGSGTEAALKSFQKSKGIAADGVAGPNTYEKFFK, from the coding sequence ATTGTCCATGGATACAAGTTAGCTGTAGATGGTATCTTTGGTTCCGGAACAGAAGCAGCACTTAAATCATTCCAGAAGAGCAAAGGTATTGCTGCCGACGGTGTAGCAGGACCTAACACATACGAGAAGTTCTTTAAGTGA
- a CDS encoding metalloregulator ArsR/SmtB family transcription factor, which yields MSKKDTCEIYCYDKKKVNRIQEDLQSVNILNVAQMLKAISDENRAKITYILCQDDELCVCDIANVLGITVANASHHLRTLHKQGIVKYRKEGKLAFYSLDDDHIKQIMEIALAHQNEVKVSV from the coding sequence GTGAGTAAGAAGGATACTTGTGAGATATATTGTTATGACAAGAAGAAGGTAAACCGTATACAAGAGGATTTGCAGTCAGTCAATATCCTAAATGTTGCTCAAATGTTGAAAGCTATTTCTGACGAAAATCGAGCTAAAATCACTTATATATTATGCCAAGATGACGAACTTTGCGTTTGCGACATTGCCAATGTCTTGGGTATTACTGTTGCTAATGCATCCCATCATTTACGGACTCTTCATAAGCAAGGAATTGTTAAGTATAGAAAAGAAGGAAAGCTCGCTTTTTATTCTTTAGACGATGATCATATCAAACAAATCATGGAGATTGCGCTTGCTCATCAAAACGAGGTGAAGGTCAGTGTCTAA